tgaatagtgctgctatgaatgcCTGTGTACAGACTTGAAAGaacatgtattttcatttctcttgggcataTGCCTAGggtgaattgctgggtcatatgggtAACTCTATgtgtaaccattttttttttttttttgtatttttctgaagctggaaacggggagagacagtcagactcccgcatgcgcccgactgggatccacccggcacgcccaccaggggcgacgctctgccccaccagggggcgatgctctgcccactggggtgtcgctctgccgcgaccagagccactctagcgcctggggcagaggccaaggagccatccccagcgccagggccatctttgctccaatggagccttggctgcgggaggggaagagagagacagagaggaagggggggtggagaagcaaatgggcgcttctcctatgtgccctggcccggaatcaaacccgggtcccctgcacgccaggccgatgctctaccgctgagccaactggccagggccccctttttttttttttgagaggggggaaggaagagagaggagtatcaacttgttctacttagttgtgccattgattgcttctcatgtgccttgaccagggctcaaactggcaaccttggagttgagccagtgacaccggaatcaaaccagtgaccttgtcgctctgggatgacactctgtgcactgtgccaccagccaaggCTCTATGTATAACCTTTTGAGGACTGCTAGACTGTTTCCCAAAGTGGCTGCatctttttacattctttttttttttttttttgtatttttctgaagccagaaacggggaggcagtcagacagactcccacatgcacctgacggggatccactcggcatgcccaccagggggcgatgctctgtccatcccgggcgtcgctctgttgcgaccagagccattctagcacctgaggcagaggtcacagagccatcctcagcagccgggccaactttgctccaatggagcctcggctgtgggaagggaagagagagacagagaggaaggcaagggggaggggtggagaagcagatgggcgcttctcctgtgtgccctggccgggaatcaaacccgggactcctgcatgccaggcagacgctctaccactggccagggctttttacattcttttttttttttttttttatacctttctgaagctggaaacggggagagacagacagactcccgcatgcgcccaaccgggatccacccggcacgcccaccaggggcgatgctctgcccaccagggagcgatgctctgcccctccggggcgtcgctctgccacaaccagagccactctagcgcctggggcagaggccaaggagtcatccccagcacccgggccatcttcgctccaatggagccctggctacgggaggggaagagagagacagataggaaggagggggcggggtggagaagcaaatgggcgcctctcctatgtgccctggccgggaatcgaacctgggtcccccgcacgccaggccgaagctccaccgctgagccaaccggccagggccactttttacATTCTTATAAGCAGTATATGAGGGTACCAATGTTTCTTGTCCTCACTCTCCTTtaggtctctgctcaaatgtcctTTTTAGAGAGAGCTTTTATGCCCACTCTCCATAAAATATCTCTGTTATTCCAgcctcctctgcccttctctcccttcctctcccctgccctcccttctctcctttattttcccTATGACACTTAGCACCTTCCAACATACTGTTATTtggtcatttgtttattttctgtcttttctaacTAGAACACAAGCTTCCCACACCTAAAACAATGGCTCACATGAAGTAGGTATTAAGTAAGTGttcattgaataaatgaacatttcccTTTATGAGAACAGGGCCTTTATTTTATTCAGCTCTGTATTCCTTCACTAGACTCAGTGCATAATATATGTTCATTGAAAGAATGAGTGCTGGCAGGCGTAATTCAAGGGCGGAGGAagcctgagcccagtggtgggatGGAGTGAGCTCGTAGTGCGCCTGCGTAGAGCGCACTCTTGCTCCGAAGAGCCGCAGTCTCGGAGCGCCAAAGCGGTCGGTGTTTTGGTGGTCTTTGGCCAACCTCTCTCGTGAACCCGGCGTGGTGGGACTGCACCCTGGGGAGGGACGTCCACCGGGCACGCGAGGGAGCCACAATGCCGATCAATAAATCAGAGAAGCCCGAAAGCTGTGATAATGTGAAGGTGGTTGTTAGGTGCCGACCCCTcaatgagagagagaaatccaTGTGCTACAAGCAGGCTGTCAGTGTGGATGAAATGAGGGGAACTATCACTGTACATAAGACTGATTCTTCCAATGAACCTCCAAAGACATTTACTTTTGATACAGTTTTTGGGCCAGAGAGTAAACAACTTGATGTTTATAACTTAACTGTAAGACCTATTATTGATTCTGTTCTTGAAGGCTACAATGGGACTATTTTTGCATATGGACAAACTGGAACAGGCAAAACTTTTACCATGGAAGGCGTTCGAGCTGTTCCTGAACTGAGAGGAATCATTCCAAATTCATTTGCTCACATATTTGGTCATATTGCAAAAGCAGAGGGTGATACAAGATTTTTGGTTCGagtatcttatttggaaatatataaTGAAGAAGTTCGTGACCTTTTGGGCAAGGATCAGACACAGAGATTAGAGGTTAAAGAAAGACCTGATGTGGGAGTTTATATCAAAGACTTATCAGCTTATGTGGTAAATAATGCTGATGATATGGATAGAATTATGACACTAGGCCACAAAAATCGTTCTGTTGGTGCAACTAATATGAATGAGCATAGTTCCCGTTCCCATGCCATCTTCACAATTACTATAGAATGCAGTGAAAAAGGTGTTGACGGTAACATGCATGTCAGGATGGGGAAGCTCCATCTTGTAGATCTTGCTGGCTCAGAAAGACAAGCAAAAACTGGAGCTACTGGACAGCGCCTCAAGGAGGCTACCAAAATCAATCTTTCACTTTCCACTCTTGGTAATGTGATTTCTGCCTTGGTTGATGGAAAAAGCACTCATGTGCCTTATCGTAACTCTAAATTGACTCGTCGTCTTCAGGATTCCTTAGGAGGAAACTCAAAGACCATGATGTGTGCAAATATTGGGCCAGCTGATTACAATTATGATGAAACTATCAGTATGTTACGGTATGCTAACTGtgctaagaatattaaaaataaagctagaattAATGAAGATCCAAAGGATACTTTGCTTCGTcaatttcagaaagaaatagaagaactgaaaaaaaaacttgaagaagGGGAGGAAATATCAGGCTCTGATGTCAGCGGGTCAGAAGAGGATGACGATGAAGAGGGCGAGGTTGGAGAAcatggagagaaaaggaaaaaaagaagggatcAAGCAGGTAAAGAGAAAGTTTCCCCAGATAAGATGGTGGAAATGCAAGCGAAAATTGATGAAGAGAGAAAAGCACTTGAAACAAAGCTCGacatggaagaagaagaaagaaacaaggcGAAAGCTGAGTTAGAGAAACGAGAAAAGGATCTTCTCAAGGCCCAACAAGAGCATCAGTCTTTGCTAGAGAAATTATCTGCACTGGAGAAGAAGGTCATTGTTGGTGGTGTTGATTTGTTAGCAAAAGCTGAGGAACAAGAGAAACTTCTTGAGGAATCGAACATGGagctggaggagaggaggaagagggctgAGCAGCTGCGCAGAGagctgaaagagaaagaacaagaacgCCTGGATATTGAAGAGAAGTATACCAGTTTGCAGGAGGAAGCACAGGGAAAGAccaagaaattaaagaaagtcTGGACTATGCTGATGGCCGCGAAGTCAGAGATGGCTGATCTTCAACAAGAACATCAGAGGGAAATTGAAGGCCTGCTGGAGAACATTTGACAACTTAGCCGGGAGCTTCGACTTCAGATGCTTATTATTGATCACTTTATACCTCAGGATTATCAAGAAATGATTGAAAACTATGTCCACTGGAATAAAGACATAGGAGAATGGCAGCTAAAATGTGTTGCCTATACAGGAAATAACATGAGGAAGCAGACTCCAATTCctgataaaaaagagaaagatcccTTTGAAGTGGACATTTCCCACGTG
The DNA window shown above is from Saccopteryx bilineata isolate mSacBil1 chromosome 2, mSacBil1_pri_phased_curated, whole genome shotgun sequence and carries:
- the LOC136326631 gene encoding kinesin-like protein KIF3A, which codes for MPINKSEKPESCDNVKVVVRCRPLNEREKSMCYKQAVSVDEMRGTITVHKTDSSNEPPKTFTFDTVFGPESKQLDVYNLTVRPIIDSVLEGYNGTIFAYGQTGTGKTFTMEGVRAVPELRGIIPNSFAHIFGHIAKAEGDTRFLVRVSYLEIYNEEVRDLLGKDQTQRLEVKERPDVGVYIKDLSAYVVNNADDMDRIMTLGHKNRSVGATNMNEHSSRSHAIFTITIECSEKGVDGNMHVRMGKLHLVDLAGSERQAKTGATGQRLKEATKINLSLSTLGNVISALVDGKSTHVPYRNSKLTRRLQDSLGGNSKTMMCANIGPADYNYDETISMLRYANCAKNIKNKARINEDPKDTLLRQFQKEIEELKKKLEEGEEISGSDVSGSEEDDDEEGEVGEHGEKRKKRRDQAGKEKVSPDKMVEMQAKIDEERKALETKLDMEEEERNKAKAELEKREKDLLKAQQEHQSLLEKLSALEKKVIVGGVDLLAKAEEQEKLLEESNMELEERRKRAEQLRRELKEKEQERLDIEEKYTSLQEEAQGKTKKLKKVWTMLMAAKSEMADLQQEHQREIEGLLENI